TGTCGCGCGCGGGCTGGCGGCGAGGGCGAAGCGGCGTACGCCGCGCAGCCCTGGGAAGAACGCATCTTGTATGTGCAGTGGGCTCCCCGATACCTGGCTCTTTGTCTCTGCGGCGCGCGCCGTCTTGCCCGCCACTCGATCCCATAGACTTGGCCGCGTTGATACGTCAGAATAAGGGGTTTATTCAAGGAGAACTTTCTTGCCTAGTCCGATCAGGGCCAAGATCTCGGCACTCGGGACCTACGTACCTCCGCGCCTGCTGACCAACGCCGACCTGGAGAAGATGGTCGAGACCTCCGATCAGTGGATCGTAGACCGCACCGGCATCCGGCAGCGGCATATCGTCGAGAATGGCCAGGCAACGTCCGATCTGGCGGTCGAGGCGGCGCGGGCCTGCCTCAAAGAGCGCGGCATCGAGCCGAACGAAGTGGAGCATATCATCGTCGGCACGGTCACCCCCGACATGTTCTTCCCCTCCACGGCCTGCCTGGTGCAGCACAAGCTGGGCTGTCCCGGCGCCTGGGGCTTCGACATCTCCGCCGCCTGCTCCGCGTTCGTGTATGCGCTGCAGTGCGGGGCACAGTACGTGGCCTCCGGCTCGCACAAGAAGGTGCTGGTGATTGGCGCCGATGTGATGTCTTCCATCATCGACTACACCGATCGTGCCACATGCGTTATCTTCGGCGACGGTGCGGGCGCGGTGCTGGTCGAGCCCGCGGACGGCGATGGCCTGGGCATCATCGATTACCTTCACGAAGTGGATGGCTCGGGCGGCTGCTCGCTCTACATGCCCGGTGGCGGCAGTCTTCATCCCTCCAGCCACGAGACCGTGGACAAGAAGATGCATTTCGTCCACCAGGACGGACAGGCGGTGTTCAAGTACGCCGTGCGCAAGATGGCCGACATGTGCGAGCGGCTGCTGGAGCGCAACGGCTATTCCGGCAAGGACATCGACTGCTTCATCCCTCACCAGGCCAACCTGCGCATCATCCGGGCCACCGGCGACCGGCTGGGACTGAGGCCGGAGAGCGTCATCACCAACATCGAAGAGTTCGGCAACACCACCGCCGGCACCATCCCACTGGCCATGCAGACCGCGCGCGATCGCGGGAAATTGAAAAAGGGAGACCTGGTGTTGCTGGCCGCCGTTGGGGCGGGCTTCACCGCGGGCGCAACCTTGCTGCGCTGGGCGTACTGATGACCATCCGCGCGACCTTCTGAAACGGTCGAGTGTTACACTCACCAGTTTTCAACGGGAGCTTATCCTATGCGCACCAACCAAAAGCTTCGATCCGCGCACGTGCTCGTTCCATTTCTCCTGCTGTCGTTTGCCTTGTCGGTGTTCGCGCAATCGCAGCCCAGCCTGCCGGACGACCTGCAGAAAAAGATCGATGAGATCGCCACCCAGACTCTTGCCGCTACGGGTGCGCCCAGCGCTTCGATAGCGATCGTCAAGGATGGCCAGATCTACTATGCCAAGGCATACGGCAACGCGAACCTGGATCCTGCCGTGCCGGCGCGTCCCGAGATGCGCTACAGCATCGGTTCGATCAGCAAGCAGTTCACCGCGACCGCCATCCTCATGCTGGCCGAGCAGGGGAAGCTCTCGCTCGACGATCCGGTCTCGAAGTTCGTGCCCAAGCTTACGCGCGGCAGGGAAGTGACCATCCGCGAGCTGCTCTCGATGACCTCGGGCTATCAGGACTTCTGGCCTCAGGACTACGTCATGCCGATGATGATGAAGCCGGTCACGGCGCAAGAGATCCTCGACCACTGGGCGCGCATCCCCCTCGACTTCGATCCGGGCACGAAATGGCAGTACAGCAACACCAACTACGTGATCGCGGGGCTGATCGTGGAGAAGGCCGGCGGTATGCCGCTGATGGAATTCCTGAAGCAGCGCATCTTCATCCCCCTGCACATGGAGAGCACCGTCAGCATGCACATCGCAAAAGAGACGCCGGCCGACCCGGTCGGGTACTTGAGGTATGCGCTGGGTCCGCCGCGCCCGGCTCCAAAAGAAGGGAAAGGCTGGATGTTCGCAGCCGGCGAATTGGCGATGACCGCCGCAGACCTGGCGCGCTGGGACATCAGTCTGATGGACCAGAAGCTGCTGAAACCTGCCTCCTACCGGGTGATGGAAACCGAGGTCCGCCTGAAGAATGGCGTGGGCACGCGATACGCGCTCGGTGTGCGCGTTGGGATGGAGCAAGACCACCGTATGCTCTCGCACGGAGGAGAGGTATCGGGCTTTGTGGCGCAGAACGTGGTTTATCCCGACGATCGTGCCGCCGTGGTCGTCCTCACCAACCTCGACGCATCTGCGGCCGCGGGTCAGATCGCCAATAAGATCGGCCCCGTGCTCTTTCCAACCCAAGACAAGAACATGGAAGAGCGGCTGCAACTGGTTCGCAGGGTCTTCGACGGCTTGCAGCACGGGCAGATCGATCGGGCGCTGTTCACCGACAACTGCAATAGCTATTTCACCGACCAGGCGCTCAAGGATTTCGCCGACAGTCTCGGCCCGCTGGGCGCGCCGGAAGATTTCAAGCAGACCTCGCACAGTTTGCGCGGCGGCATGGGCTTCCGCGCCTACACCGTCAAGTTCAAGGGCGGCAAGACGGTTCGCATCACGCTAAGAGATATGCCGGACGGCAAGATCGAGCAGTACCAGCTGATGGCAGCGACAGAATAGAAAAATTTCACCGCCGAGACAGACGGCGCCGAAGCACATAAGAAGCGCGCCCCTGGGGCGCGCTCTGAGTACCAGGTACTGGGTACTGAGTACTTCCTTACGGGTGCGTCATCTTTTCCGGTTTGACCAGTTGGTCGAATTCCTCGCCCGTCAGGTAGCCCAGCTTCACTGCGGCCTCACGCAGGCTGCTGTGCTCGACGTGCGCCGTGTGTGCCACTTTCGCCGCCTTATCGTATCCGATCTTGGGCGCCAGCGCGGTCACCAGCATGAGCGAGTTCTTCACGTACCAGTCCACCTTGGCCTTGTCCACGTCGATGCCTTTGATCATGAACTCGACGTAGCCGTGGCAGGCGTCGGTGATCAGCGTCACCGAGTGCAGGAAGTTGTAGATCATCACCGGCTTGAAGACGTTAAGCTCGAAATTGCCCTGCGTGCCGGCGAAGCCGACCGCAGCCGTGGCGCCGTGCACCTGCGCGCAGACCATGGTCATCGCCTCACACTGCGTCGGGTTCACCTTGCCCGGCATGATGGAAGAGCCCGGCTCGTTTTCCGGAATGCTGAGCTCGCCCAGCCCGCAGCGCGGGCCCGAGGCCAGCCAGCGGATGTCGTTCGAGATCTTCATGAACGATGCCGCGGTGGTCTCCAGCGCGCCCTGCGCGAACACGATTTCGTCATGCGCCGACAGCGCCGCGAACTTGTTGGGATGCGAGCGGAAGGGAAGACCGGTCAGCTCCGCGATCTTCTTCGCCGCGCGCTCGGCGAATTCCGGATGGGTATTCAGCCCGGTGCCCACCGCCGTGCCGCCGATGGCCAGGTCGTAGAGGCCCTCGAGCACCTGCTTCAGGCGCGCGATGTCGCGCTCCAGCAGGCTGGCCCACCCGCCGAACTCCTGTCCCAGGGTGAGGGGTACGGCGTCCTGCAAGTGGGTGCGCCCGATCTTGACCACGTCGTTGAATTGCTTCGCCTTGTCCTTGATCGCATCCGCCACCGTCTGGATGGCCGGGATCAGCGCCCTCTGCACCCGCTCCGCCGCGGCGATGTGCATGGCGGCGGGGAAGGTGTCGTTCGACGACTGCGACATATTGACGTGGTCGTTGGGGTGCACCGGTTTCTTGGAGCCCATCTCGCCTCCGGCCAGCTCGATGGCGCGGTTGGAGATGACCTCGTTCACGTTCATGTTGGTCTGGGTGCCGCTGCCGGTCTGCCAGATGCGTAGCGGGAACTGGTCGTTGAGCTTGCCGGCGATGACCTCGTCGGCCGCCTGCACGACCAGCTTGGCCTTGTCGGCGGGCAGCTTGCCCAGGTCCTGGTTGACCAGGGCACAGGCTTTTTTCAGGATGCCGAAGGCCCGGATCAGCTCCGGCGGCATCGTGTCGCGGCCGATGTTGAAGTGCAGCAGCGATCGCTGCGTTTGCGCGCCCCAATAAACGTTCGACGGCACCTCGATGGTGCCCATGCTGTCCGATTCGACGCGTGTGTTGGTCATGGGTTCGATTGCAGTGGCCATGGCTGGCTCCTATGAGAAGAGTACTCAGTACCCGGTACTCAGCACTCAGAATGAATGAGTATCAAAACAGAGAATTATCGCACCGTGGGGACAACGGGGCACGGAAAAAGGTTGGACTGCACCCCCTAGCAGTGCTGGACAGCTGCTCCCGCTGATCGCCATTCACTGAGTACCGCGTACTGTGTACTGAAGCGCGAAAGACGCGAGTATCATCCAATCCTTCACACATATGGCTGACCCCGCTTTCGACATCTTAGTCATCGGTGCCGGGCCCACTGGCCTGGCCTGCGCCATCGAGGCGCAGCGCGCCGGACTGCGCGCCGTCTGCGTGGACAAGGGCTGCCTGGTGAATTCGCTTTTTCACTACCCGGCCAACATGACCTTCTTCACCACGCCGGAGCTGCTCGAGATCGGCGACATCCCTTTTCCCACGGCGCACCAGAAGCCCACGCGCCAGGAAGCGCTCGAATACTACCGAAAGGTCGCGGAACACTACCGGCTCGACGTTCGCCAGTACCAGCTGGTGGGCCGGATCTCCGGCAGCGACGGCGACTTCCACATCCACACCGTGGACCGCCATGGCCGCCCCCACGAGTACCTTGCCCGCAAGCTGGTTGTGGCCACCGGGTACTACGATCTGCCCAATCTGATGGGCATTCCAGGCGAGAAGCTACCGCACGTTTTCCATTACTACCGCGAGCCCCATCCCTACTATGACTGCGACGTGATCGTGATTGGAGGCAAAAACTCGGCCGCCATCGCGGCGCTGGAACTGTGGCGCCACGGCGCCCGGGTCACTCTGGTGCATCGCGGCCCCGGCATGAGTCCCAGCGTCAAGTACTGGATCAAGCCCGATGTCGAGAACCGTATCAAGAGCGGGGAGGTCACGGCCTATTTCAGCAGCCAGGTGGTGGAGATCCGCCCCGACTGCGTGCGTGTGCAGGCCCCCGAGGGGGAAGTCACGCGAAAGGCCGACTTCGTCTTCGCCCTGACCGGCTACCATCCCGATTTTGATTTTCTGCGCAGCCTGGGCGTGGAGATCACCTCCGACGACTGCCGGCCCAAGTGCGATCCGCAGACCCTGGAGAGCAATGTCCCCGGCATTTACCTGGCTGGTGTGGTCATCGCAGGCTCCCGGACGAGCGAGATCTTCATCGAGAATGGCCGTTTCCACGGCCGCCAGATCGCTGTGGACGCGGCCGCGAAACTGGGTGGCTGACCGGACAGGGGCTCCAGTCACCCATCCCCGGCGATTTGTCCGCGAAAGCACTTGACGACTGCTGTTCTTAGAAAGCAGAATATCGGGGTGGTAGTGTGAAAGCGGGCCTATGAAAACGACGACCGGACACAGCATCTGTTACCAAGCCCTCGCACTGATTCTCTGTTATCTGTTGTCGCCGCTCTCGACCTTCGCTGTTCCCCAGGGAGCGCCAGGCGGATCCGCGCAGTCCGCAGGACAGATCACAGCTCTGATCCCCACTGCCACGCGCAACAGCGCCCCGGCCAAGGTCAAGGACGACGTTCACTGGAACGATCTCATCAAGACCGAGCGCTCGGGCCGCGCCCGCATCGGTCTGACCGACGGCTCCATCTTGAGCGTCGGCTCCAACAGCGAGCTCAAGATCGTGCAGCACGACGCGAACTCGCAGCAGACCCAGCTCGAGCTGAACTACGGCAAGCTCCGCAGCCGCGTGGTCGCGATTACCAAGCCCGGTGGCAAGTTCGAGGTCAAGACTCCGAACGCGGTGGCCGGGGTCGTCGGCACTGACTACGACATCGAATACAACCCCTCGACCGGTGTCACGACCGTGATCGTTTACAGCGGGACAGTGATCGTGACCGGTTTTGGCCAGCAGGTGATCGTGCAGGCCGGACAGATGGTGCAGATCACCCAAAACGGGATCGGCACGCCGCAGCCCACTCCTCCCGGCATCCAGCAGGGGAGCATTTCTGACACCACCACCGACGAAGGCGGCGGGGGCGGGGCGGGCGGTTCTCACTTCCTGCGCAATCTCTTGATCGGTCTGGGTGTCGCGATCGTCAGCGTGGCCATCGGCGTCGGTACGACCGGAAGCCACGGCGAGCCGACCCAGACTCCCACTCCGACCGGCGATGCGGCTAAGAAATAATCGTTTCGGGAGTACGAAAGACACGCCCGCGGGCGTGCCTTTTGTCTTTACCCGACCGGCATCACACGGGTTGGCATGCGAACGTCGGCCAGGAACGGATACAGGCCGATGAACGTCACGATCGCTAATACCAGCAAAAGCCACTGTCCCCAGCGCACGAACCGGTATTCTCCCCAGTGCTGAAAGACGTACGCGAGGGCAATGCCCAGGGTCATGGCGGCCGGGTAATAGTAGTAATAGAAGGTCAAGTGTCGCGGCACCCACGTCCAACAAAAGTAGAGAGCGGCCCACCAGGCGAATGCAAAGAAGGTGGCGCGGCTGCGGTCGCGCAGCCAGTGCCACAGGCAGATCGCCAGCGCGATCAGTCCTCCCCACATCACCACCGGATTCCCCAGCAGGATGACGCCGCGCCCGTACTCGATGTCCTCCGGATCGGCCTCGTAGGCGTACCACATCGGGCGCCGCGTCGCCGGCCACTGCCACCAGAAGCTGCTGTACGGGTGCCACCGCTCCACCGTTGCATGCGCGTGCACGATGTCGCGCTGCATGCGCACCAGTCCGGACCAGGACGCATTCGGCCCCGGCACCCAGCGCAGCGGGACGAAGGTTGCCGAGTACACGATCACCGGGAGCACGACCAGGCAAACCACCAGGGAGCCCCAGCCGACGTAGCGAAAAGTTTCCGGTGTGTACCATTCCTCGATGTCTGGCCGGCGCGCGCGGAAAAGCGTACTTCCGGCGTGTTGCAGGATCCGGACGAACACGATCCCAACCAGCGAGAACGCCCACGCCGCCAGCGCCACCCACTTGCAGGCCATCCCTAAGCCGAACATCAGGCCGGCGATCAGGAGCAAGCGGTTGGATTGTCTCTTATCATGTGCGGCCCACAGCGCGCACACGGCGACCATGCCGAACAGCGTGAAGGCAAACATGAACACGTCGAGCATGGCGATACGCCCGGTGACGAACAGGAATGCGTTCACCATCGTGAGCAGAGCCACCCAGATCGCGGTGCTTTCGCGGCGGAAGATCAGGCGTGCCCACAAGTAAATACCGACCAGGGTGAGCGAGCCGAAAATGGTCGGCATCAGGCGCCAACCGATCGGCCGATCCCCCATCAGGCGTATTCCCACAGCGATGAGGTACTTCCCCAGCGGGGGATGTTCATAATTCGTGTTTGACGAGCGTTCCAGCAACGCGCGAGCGGCTCTGACGTAGTGAACCTCGTCGAAATTCACTTGCTCGGGGTACTGGATGTGGATCAGCAGCAGGGCTTCCGTTGCAGCGAACAGGACGATGCTGGTGAGAATGACCCGCCGCGACGCGCTCAAGTCAGCGTGACCGCCTGCTCGCCGAGCTGCTCGTTGATCAGCCGCGCCATCAGGGCCTTTAGCCGCTCGCCCGTCTTGGTGAAGACAAAATCGTTGGCCGCATCCGACCAGTCAAGCTTGAAGCTGGTGGAGAGTGCGGAGATCCATATCTGTCCGGTCGCCGACTGCGGCGAGATGACGAACTTCGCCGGCGGGTCTTCGAAGCAGATGTGCAGCGCCCCGGCCTGATCTTCCACTTCGATGTCGGCCTGGTCCTCAGCCGCCATCAGGCTGCGCTTCAGCGACTCCAGGGCTGCATCGGCCTTGCGCCGGAAATCCTGCTCGTCCATGGGACAAATTATAGAAGACAGCTCAGTGCCAAACTACGGACAACCAAAGTCCCCGGCCTAAATTACTTTGTCGACTCTTACCTTCGTGAAATACGGCTTGCCGTTGCGAAGTACATATGTGAACCGCAGCCGAGCCTCATCCAGCGCCAATTCGAAAACTCCGTGTTGTCCTGGCTTGATTGAGCGGAAGGTGTTCAACATACCCCAATAGAATCGATCCTCTTTTTCGGATTCGTTCGGCTGCTGATTCTCGCTGCTTATTTCCTGCATGACGCGCTTAATGGTTGAAACCACGTCTGGTCGCGCGAGACCTGCCGTGTCTGCGCCTGCGCTGATTTTGGAGAGCAACTCGTCTGCCCATTCCATTTCCGGCTGAAGGAATCTGTGCCCAAGATCCTGTACATCCTTCGGAGTGATCCGGATAGTCCAAATCCCGCGCGGTTCCGGACACCCTCCACATGAAGAGAACGACTGGGTTTCCTCTTTGGTCCCGATTCGCAGCATCTTTCCGTCGAAACGAAACGTGCCGTCGTCCCAAGTGTAGTGATAGGTCTTGATCAACAGCGGCAACGCCTCAAAACCGTTCCATTCCCAAACGCTCAATTGAGCAAGAGCCGTTCCCCCATGCGCTGATTGAAATGCGTCCACGAGGAACCGCGGATGACCGTTAAACGCCGGCGAGAGTGCCAGGACCTTTCTAACATCTAGCGGACCGTTGTAGTAGGCGCGACGGGTAAGGTGTACCCATCGGCCGATCTCGTCTCTCTGGGCATAGTGTTTTTCGGCTAAGTCCTTGATGTTCCATCGAGCCCGAAACCTGCCATTTCGATCGTGCGCTACGACGAAGAAGGTCCCAGTGTCATTGTCCATCCAGTAGTGAGCCTGGGCGACGTAAACGGCTGGCGCAATACGTGTGACGCTGCCCTCGAAGCAGTAGGTGTGATACTCGAAGAAGTCGCCATATTGGGATTTCACGCCCTTGGGCTTGGGGGCAAAACCATCGAATATGGTCTTCAATTCACGAGCCGTCGGCGCAGGATGGCTTTCGAGATACGCAGCAGCCCATTGCCCAGCGAGGTTCCAGCCACTTTTCAGGAGTGCTGGGACTTGGTCGTCATCTAGCTCGACTGGGCCCCCCTTGTCTCCCTTAGTATTCAATTCGTCGAGGATGTATTGGTGCTCAGCCCTTAAGTGAGCAAACGTTTGACCGGACTGATCAGCATTTGCGAATGCTATTGGGAACAGGGAGAGCAAGACACCCAAGATACCTGCCACAAGGCGACCGGCGCGCAACTGCAAGTTCTTCATGCGGGAATGTCCGTACACAGCAGCGCAGAGGTGCGCCTCACGCGGCGCCCGCTGCGTCCACCTTAGAACGGAATATCTTCGTCCGTGATACCCGTGGCTTGCGAAGCCTCTTCGTGTTGCGGGCGCTGGTCCACGTTGCCGGCTCCGGCGGCGGCTCCGGCGGCGGCCCCGGCCCCGGCGCCGCGCGACCGTCCGCCGCCGCCCTCGTCGCCTTCGCCCCGTCCGCCGCCCAGCAGCACCAGGTTCTCCACCACGATCTCGGTGCGGTACTTCTTTTCGTGGGTGTTCTTGTCTTCCCAGGAGTCGGTGCGCAGGCGCCCCTCGATGTACACCGTGCGTCCCTTCTTCAGGTACTCGCCGGCGATTTCCGCCGTGCGTTGCCAGGCCGTGATGTTGTGCCACTCGGTGCGGTCCTGCCAGTTGCCTTCTTTGTCTTTGTAGCGCTCGTTGGTGGCCAGGCTGAATTTCGCCACGGCCGTGCCGTTGGGCGTGTACTTGACCTCGGGATCCTTCCCCAGGTTTCCGATCAGGATGACCTTATTGACGCTCTTGGCCATGAGGGCGGCTCCGATCTATGTAAAGTTGCGAGCACTATACCAGTTGATTCCCCTCGTGGCACGGCTACTCGGCGGCTTTCCTTCGTACCCCTCCCTGCCTGCCTTCCTGTCCTTTGTGGTGAGGTCTTTTGTGTGTTCGCTGAATAGTTCACCAGCATGTCAAGAAATCGACTGTCACCGCGGCTTTCCCACCACCAGCGGCCCCACCATGCGACGTAAGTCACTGATATAACGAAACTTCCAATCCCGCTCAAGGTTCTGCCGCGCCGTTTGAACCCCTAATTCCCGCCGTTCGCTACAAAGTCATTAGAAATTAAGGGGTTCCGCTGAAAAAATGCCCGCGTTGGATGGTGGGGGCCCCAGCCACGGTCGTTAGTCGAGCCGTGGCGATTGTGTGGGCGTCCGACCCACGCCTTAGGACTGCCGCGACCGGGCGACTGGTCGAACCAACAGATTTCAGTCCCAAAAGGGGACAAAAGGTGGAGGAAATGAGCACTTCGACGCATCCGGCACCCAGTCAGGGATTGATTCAGATTCAGTCCATCGAAGACATGATCCGTCAGCGTGTGACAGAAGAGCGCGCGCGCCTCGAAAAAGAAGCCGGGCTGGTGCAAAAGGAAGTGCATCACTTCCATAAGCCCATCGAGCGCGGCTTTACCGCCGACCAGCGCCACAAGACCACCCTGCTCTTTGGCGGCCTCACCTGGAAGCACGAAAAGCTGGTCCATGGCGCCCTCGAAGGCCTCGGCTACCGCTGCGAGGTCGTACCCACGCCGGACGTCAAGGCGTTCCAGCTGGGCAAGGAATACGGCAACAATGGCCAGTGCAACCCGACCTACTTCACCGTCGGCAACGTGGTGCAGTACCTCCAGAAGCT
This genomic stretch from Terriglobia bacterium harbors:
- a CDS encoding ketoacyl-ACP synthase III, which translates into the protein MPSPIRAKISALGTYVPPRLLTNADLEKMVETSDQWIVDRTGIRQRHIVENGQATSDLAVEAARACLKERGIEPNEVEHIIVGTVTPDMFFPSTACLVQHKLGCPGAWGFDISAACSAFVYALQCGAQYVASGSHKKVLVIGADVMSSIIDYTDRATCVIFGDGAGAVLVEPADGDGLGIIDYLHEVDGSGGCSLYMPGGGSLHPSSHETVDKKMHFVHQDGQAVFKYAVRKMADMCERLLERNGYSGKDIDCFIPHQANLRIIRATGDRLGLRPESVITNIEEFGNTTAGTIPLAMQTARDRGKLKKGDLVLLAAVGAGFTAGATLLRWAY
- a CDS encoding beta-lactamase family protein, which translates into the protein MRTNQKLRSAHVLVPFLLLSFALSVFAQSQPSLPDDLQKKIDEIATQTLAATGAPSASIAIVKDGQIYYAKAYGNANLDPAVPARPEMRYSIGSISKQFTATAILMLAEQGKLSLDDPVSKFVPKLTRGREVTIRELLSMTSGYQDFWPQDYVMPMMMKPVTAQEILDHWARIPLDFDPGTKWQYSNTNYVIAGLIVEKAGGMPLMEFLKQRIFIPLHMESTVSMHIAKETPADPVGYLRYALGPPRPAPKEGKGWMFAAGELAMTAADLARWDISLMDQKLLKPASYRVMETEVRLKNGVGTRYALGVRVGMEQDHRMLSHGGEVSGFVAQNVVYPDDRAAVVVLTNLDASAAAGQIANKIGPVLFPTQDKNMEERLQLVRRVFDGLQHGQIDRALFTDNCNSYFTDQALKDFADSLGPLGAPEDFKQTSHSLRGGMGFRAYTVKFKGGKTVRITLRDMPDGKIEQYQLMAATE
- the fumC gene encoding class II fumarate hydratase; the encoded protein is MTNTRVESDSMGTIEVPSNVYWGAQTQRSLLHFNIGRDTMPPELIRAFGILKKACALVNQDLGKLPADKAKLVVQAADEVIAGKLNDQFPLRIWQTGSGTQTNMNVNEVISNRAIELAGGEMGSKKPVHPNDHVNMSQSSNDTFPAAMHIAAAERVQRALIPAIQTVADAIKDKAKQFNDVVKIGRTHLQDAVPLTLGQEFGGWASLLERDIARLKQVLEGLYDLAIGGTAVGTGLNTHPEFAERAAKKIAELTGLPFRSHPNKFAALSAHDEIVFAQGALETTAASFMKISNDIRWLASGPRCGLGELSIPENEPGSSIMPGKVNPTQCEAMTMVCAQVHGATAAVGFAGTQGNFELNVFKPVMIYNFLHSVTLITDACHGYVEFMIKGIDVDKAKVDWYVKNSLMLVTALAPKIGYDKAAKVAHTAHVEHSSLREAAVKLGYLTGEEFDQLVKPEKMTHP
- a CDS encoding YpdA family putative bacillithiol disulfide reductase, coding for MADPAFDILVIGAGPTGLACAIEAQRAGLRAVCVDKGCLVNSLFHYPANMTFFTTPELLEIGDIPFPTAHQKPTRQEALEYYRKVAEHYRLDVRQYQLVGRISGSDGDFHIHTVDRHGRPHEYLARKLVVATGYYDLPNLMGIPGEKLPHVFHYYREPHPYYDCDVIVIGGKNSAAIAALELWRHGARVTLVHRGPGMSPSVKYWIKPDVENRIKSGEVTAYFSSQVVEIRPDCVRVQAPEGEVTRKADFVFALTGYHPDFDFLRSLGVEITSDDCRPKCDPQTLESNVPGIYLAGVVIAGSRTSEIFIENGRFHGRQIAVDAAAKLGG
- a CDS encoding FecR family protein, whose amino-acid sequence is MKTTTGHSICYQALALILCYLLSPLSTFAVPQGAPGGSAQSAGQITALIPTATRNSAPAKVKDDVHWNDLIKTERSGRARIGLTDGSILSVGSNSELKIVQHDANSQQTQLELNYGKLRSRVVAITKPGGKFEVKTPNAVAGVVGTDYDIEYNPSTGVTTVIVYSGTVIVTGFGQQVIVQAGQMVQITQNGIGTPQPTPPGIQQGSISDTTTDEGGGGGAGGSHFLRNLLIGLGVAIVSVAIGVGTTGSHGEPTQTPTPTGDAAKK
- a CDS encoding phospholipid carrier-dependent glycosyltransferase, translating into MSASRRVILTSIVLFAATEALLLIHIQYPEQVNFDEVHYVRAARALLERSSNTNYEHPPLGKYLIAVGIRLMGDRPIGWRLMPTIFGSLTLVGIYLWARLIFRRESTAIWVALLTMVNAFLFVTGRIAMLDVFMFAFTLFGMVAVCALWAAHDKRQSNRLLLIAGLMFGLGMACKWVALAAWAFSLVGIVFVRILQHAGSTLFRARRPDIEEWYTPETFRYVGWGSLVVCLVVLPVIVYSATFVPLRWVPGPNASWSGLVRMQRDIVHAHATVERWHPYSSFWWQWPATRRPMWYAYEADPEDIEYGRGVILLGNPVVMWGGLIALAICLWHWLRDRSRATFFAFAWWAALYFCWTWVPRHLTFYYYYYPAAMTLGIALAYVFQHWGEYRFVRWGQWLLLVLAIVTFIGLYPFLADVRMPTRVMPVG
- the cyaY gene encoding iron donor protein CyaY, with the protein product MDEQDFRRKADAALESLKRSLMAAEDQADIEVEDQAGALHICFEDPPAKFVISPQSATGQIWISALSTSFKLDWSDAANDFVFTKTGERLKALMARLINEQLGEQAVTLT
- a CDS encoding single-stranded DNA-binding protein, producing the protein MAKSVNKVILIGNLGKDPEVKYTPNGTAVAKFSLATNERYKDKEGNWQDRTEWHNITAWQRTAEIAGEYLKKGRTVYIEGRLRTDSWEDKNTHEKKYRTEIVVENLVLLGGGRGEGDEGGGGRSRGAGAGAAAGAAAGAGNVDQRPQHEEASQATGITDEDIPF